ATAcagtgaactattatgtaagtgggcataaaactgttcttatcaaattatggaatgtaatacaagtctctgtacttccaacatactgtgtcAGATGTTATTCAGTTGTATACTTTCCCTGTTAGTAACAAATTCTGTtcatccacagtctgatgtcagcaatTGTAGTTCATAACAGACTTATTACTGTTATATCTATCCCCTCATCCTTGTTAAGTAACGAGTGTTGCTGTTTGATCTTGATAGCCTCTTTCACTTAACGTTTAATAGCATGATCTTCACATACTATAACTTTAGTGTTTTCAAGGTTGATGGAATGTCTGGACTTCACACTTCTTACCATGTAACTGTAATTCATGGTTGATGGAATGTCTGGACTTCACACTTCTTACGATGTAACTGTAATTCATGGTTGATGGAATGTCTGGACTTCACACTTCTTACCATGTAACTGTAATTCATGGTTGATGGAATGTCTGGACTTCACACTTCTTACCATGTAACTGTAATTCATGGTTGATGGAATGTCTGGACTTCACACTTCTTACCATGTAACTGTAATTCATGGTTGATGGAATGTCTGGACTTCACACTTCTTACCATGTAACTGTAATTCATGGTTGATGGAATGTCTGGACTTCACACTTCTTACCATGTAACTGTAATTCATGGTTGATGGAATGTCTGGACTTCACACTTCTTACCATGTAACTGTAATTCATGGTTGATGGAATGTCTGGACTTCACACTTCTTACCATGTAACTGTAATTCATGGTTGATGGAATGTCTGGACTTCACACTTCTTACCATGTAACTGTAATTCATGGTTGATGGAATGTCTGGACTTCACACTTCTTACCATGTAACTGTAATTCATGGTTGATGGAATGTCTGGACTTCACACTTCTTACCATGTAACTGTAATTCATGGTTGATGGAATGTCTGGACTTCACACTTCTTACCATGTAACTGTAATTCATGGTTGATGGAATGTCTGGACTTCACACTTCTTACCATGTAACTGTAATTCATGGTTGATGGAATGTCTGGACTTCACACTTCTTACCATGTAACTGTAATTCATGGTTGATGGAATGTCTGGACTTCACACTTCTTACCATGTAACTGTAATTCATGGTTGATGGAATGTCTGGACTTCACACTTCTTACCATGTAACTGTAATTCATGGTTGATGGAATGTCTGGACTTCACACTTCTTACCATGTAACTGTAATTCAAGGTTGATGGAATGTCTGGACTTCACACTTCTTACTATATAACTGTAATTCATGGTTGATGGAATGTCTGGACTTCACACTTCTTACCATGTAACTGTAATTCAAGGTTGATGGAATGTCTGGACTTCACACTTCTTACCATGTAACTGTAATTCATGGTTGATGGAATGTCTGGACTTCACACTTCTTACCATGTAACTGTAATTCAAGGTTGATGGAATGTCTGGACTTCACACTTCTTACCATGTAACTGTAATTCATGGTTGATGGAATGTCTGGACTTCACACTTCTTACTATATAACTGTAATTCATGGTTGATGGAATGTCTGGACTTCACACTTCTTACCATGTAACTGTAATTCATGGTTGATGGAATGTCTGGACTTCACACTTCTTACGATGTAACTGTAATTCATGGTTGATGGAATGTCTGGACTTCACACTTCTTACGATGTAACTGTAATTCATGGTTGATGGAATGTCTGGACTTCACACTTCTTACCATGTAACTGTAATTCATGGTTGATGGAATGTCTGGACTTCACACTTCTTACCATGTAACTGTAATTCATGGTTGATGGAATGTCTGGACTTCACACTTCTTACCATGTAACTGTAATTCATGGTTGATGGAATGTCTGGACTTCACACTTCTTACCATGTAACTGTAATTCATGGTTGATGGAATGTCTGGACTTCACACTTCTTACGATATAATTGTAATTCAtgcattaattattcatgacataGCTTGTAAGGTgttattccatagtaagtttccTATACTTAGTCTGTTCAAATGTGTTAATATGATTTGTCCGTAGTGATTGGGCCTACAATGGTAACTATGACAATGCTTATGATGGAAGTGATGGTAGAAAGGCTAGAGGTTTCAACTATCATCAAGGGCCTGTAAGTACATTTTCCAGTtcattgaaaagaaaaattgtCTATTTTGCCAGGGCCAAAATTTCATTGCTTTAGGAAGGCATTCTGGGTAACTATGAGTAAAAAGTATTTTCATGAGAGAAATGGCCAgttttgataaatatacatgtagtgaaatatatttgaaatgaaaatttagaATTTGACAACATTGGTAGAAATTGTCAAAATGATGCTAAGAATACTTTATTTGTTTCCTACAGGAATGGGTATGGGTGATGGGTTACTTCCTACGTGCTAAACTCCACTTTGCCAACATCTTACTAAATGATAAATTGATAGACACAATCAAACTAATACAGCAGACTCTGTCAAGACACCATGTAGAAATTGAGAAGTCAGCATGGCGAGGCCTACCTGAATTAACAAACGAAGATGGTGCTGAATGTCGAGATAGTTGTTCTCTACAGGCTTGGTCCATGTCATGTATTCTAGATGCCATGTTTGATGTACATAGTATTTTCACTTCTACAGAAGAAAAACTATAAGTGGCATATTAACAAAACTGTGGTGCAGGTATTGTTAGCCCAGTAAGCTTAGAAATACTGAGACTTAAAATGAAGTTTCTTTACTCTGCTAGCAAAATACATATTGTTTCTTGGTTGTTGCCAAATACACAGTAAAAGCTGTGAGAGTTTGTCTTTGGACACTGGGTTCATAttatagataaaatattgtTACTCACAGAGTCAGAAAATTGTACAGAATAGTGCCAGGTTTTCAGTGATGTCTTGTAAGTATCCTTAAGAATCTACTACAGTGGATTGAGACTTACATCACATCTTACTCAACAAACTGTACTCACCAGACAGATGTCATGAGATGTCACtgaaaaatatggaaattgcACATTTCCTGGACCAGGAATTATTCATTGTCAACAGTTTTCTAACTCTATATTTCATTGTTTACTATAATATTTGTTGTGAATACAACTGTTGGCATTTTGTTGTTAAATATTAAATAGCATATTTTAGACGCTATGCTGAGATTTGAATATTTGACCTGTAGTTTTAGTGCATGTTATCAAAACACACAGACTGTGTAACAACACAGCAACTCCAGGGTATTCTTAAGGGCATTATAGATTATTAGGTCTACCCTGTGATTTTCTTGGAAAGTTGTTAGATAATAGAATAAAACTCTGATTTTACCTTGAAAGTTAGTCTATGTGATGCTATTCTTTATAGATGTCTGTTACTTTATGAGCAGAATTGCAGTAATATGAAATcattactttggaacggtaaatttgaaatgattcttggaaccatacGTGAGCCATGaacaaatacatttgtatattctcCAACATTCAAGTGCTTTGTTCTTTGAAGACTGATGGGTATACTTCTAGCTTTAGATTGTATGATAACATTTATTTGTGTAAACTGTCAAATTCATCATTGTGGCAGCTCAGGATCACTGACTTGCTGTAATTGAGTGCACCATAACTGTCAACTCTTCCAGTTCCAAGATATTATTGCCAGAGACAATGATGGTGGTTTGGTTACTTTTTCGCATTTTTTGCCTTGGGTTCATATTTTCATCTTTAAAAACATGTTGACTTGTTTACTTGCAAGTCATTTTGTAGAACAAATTCTAGAACATGTTTAGGTGAAAACCTTGTTGAGTAGTGCAtgcataaccccccccccccctttgggTACCTCAATAACAATAGAAAGATCAATCTGTTAACAGTTGCCATGACTTTAGTGTGTCACTCAGAAAAACACCTGGTCAACTCATCTggattgtacctaacaaaaatACTTATAAGCAGTTATTcttttatgtgtgtatgtgtgcccTAATGTCATGATAACATCATAATGTTAGTTCTTGCCTAGCCCCCTCCTTCCTAACATCCCCCATAGTGCATTGTAGTTTAGCTCATGATAAGACTGATCAACTGTATTGAAATAGGAGTGGAAGGATTCATTGTAGATAGTAGGGGTGATATCAACCCAGCATTATGATGTCTGTTAAACTAAAAGTtgatttggttggttggttgaaataagttttatttacatattaaccACAGACATCACCTGGTGTACAAGTTATGAagtgaaataataatatttcataaatgtttgaaaatagATTTCAATTTGTGGTATTTCTGTAAAGTTGAAAAGATATTTAGCTTTTTGCTTGTaaattatttgtacaaaaacCCCTATAGTTATAGTTATGTTATTAGTAATAAAATGGTTTTAGGGTCAAAAAGCTGAAATATTTGACCTCAAATTGAATGTGTAAGtttcatttttgatatttgatcAAAATTAACTAGAAGTATTATGtgattattgaaaaaaaagacattttagcAACGTAGTAACGGGACTGTGTGGTTTATTTATATAGTCTGATATTAACAACTCATTTTAGTATTGCATGATGAAATCAGTCAAACCATTTTTTGGAGGTTGAAAGTTTTCTTTGTTGTGAACTGGTTTGTTCTTTAGCAAAGTTAGCAAGGACAGGATTTTTCTGAGTGTTAATACTGTGTAGTGAAAGGAGATTCAGAACAACGTGATAGTTTTTAGAATGGTGCTATTTTTGATGTAAAGCCATGGTGTGTAGTAGTCTGATTCAGTCATTGGAATTACTTGCTGGAGTACAAGTGTCATTTTACAGTGTTATAATATAATGGCAAAGTCATTATTAAAATAATGCACAACTTTGTCTCAAATTCATCTGTTTATTCACAACACTGTAgatgaaatcaaaatgaattaTAATGGTCAAGCTGTTTTAATGTATGGATTAGTGTACCCTCTAGACTAAATGATACATAATATCGTGTCCCtccaccctcactggcctgcAAAAgaggttgactgatgtgtgtgtgtgtgtgtgtgggtgggtgggtgggggtggggggctgtcatagcataccttacagaaTGTGTGCCCTCTAACACTAAAAACAAAGTTTTGTGTTGTTGGTCGAAGTGATAACAAGTAGGtgttcttgtgagtcaccatatCATATAGCAAAGAATAGGGGAAgactaaattttggtgcatcataAGAATTGTGTGTTCTTAGGTGGTATCAACACCTGGGTATCAACACTCCTATCTGATGCGACACACTATCACTAGAGGGTGCTATAGCAGTGACATTCACGACATCATTTAATAAAGAAATACTTCAGTATTATACTGAATGTCCAGAGGGCACTATTGTATTAGCAAGCTGACATAACAAATAGACTAGAATGAAAAAAAGTGTCTCTCTAAAACATCACTAGATGAGAAAATTGCATTGAAACCATGGCGATTTACATACAACATgctgaaatatgaaatacacaATGACAGGATTTTGTagtgtgtttgtttacatacatatttcctTACATAGTTCTTGTAGTCATTATTTATGTGACTTATTAGATGACAACAGTTTTTGCTGCATTTAATATCAGTATATTATCAGTATATTTAAATTACTGTATGTCTTCTCTACATTGTATAGCATGTAGCTGTATTTACACTTGCtgcaataaaaatgatatatgcATTATGTGTAATTTTCTGTCAAGTTATGTGGTGTTCCATTTGTCCTCTAGCTATATTATTCACAGTTTTAATATTAGCATAATATTACTTTCTTGTTCCCTAATAACATTAGTATTGGACATTTTCTTTTGTTCTCTAGTTCATGTATCATTCAAGAAACACTCTCTTAAAGTTCTCACTTTGTATTTTCAGTTTAGTGAAGTACAGCCTAAATGTGAAGGAGTGACTTGAATGAGGTTTATTGTAAAGAATTGATAGACTTGCACATTAAATGAAAAGTGGCTAAATTGATATGGTAATTTAGCAACTCATATCAACTCAGGATGTTATTtaaagaaaacaattattttttcatttgtgaaaaaaatcagaaattaCAATTTAGAAGAACGTTTATTGGTATGTTAAATTAATAACTGATTTGCCTGATGTATACCTCAGCTAAATAATGTTCAGAAAAAAACCCAGTTAATAATTCAATATGGCAGATTTGCTACCTGTGACATCATCAAACTTAACTGAAGAGTTTGTCCAAGATGTAACTTATATCTCAACAGTTTTGTTGACTTTATTTTTCAATATCTGAAACTAAAAACTTGGAGTCATACAACAAGTCCACCATATAACTTTGGTAGATATCAGAATTTGTGTATCATGCAACAAGTCCACCATGTAACTTTGGTATATATCAGAATTTGTGTATCATGCAACAAGTCCACCATGTAACTTTGGTAGATATCAGAATTTGTGTATCATACAACAAGTCCACCATGTAACTTTGGTATATATCAGAATTTGTGTATCATGCAACAAGTCCACCATGTAACTTTGGTAGATATCAGAATTTGTGTATCATGCAACAAGTCCACCATGTAACTTTGGTAGATATCAGAATTTGTGTATCATGCAACAAGTCCACCATGTAACTTTGGTAGATATCAGAATTTGTGTATCATACAACAAGTCCACCATGTAACTTTGGTAGATATCAGAATTTGTGTATCATGCAACAAGTCCACCATGTAACTTTGGTATATATCAGAATTTGTGTATCATGCAACAAGTCCACCATGTAACTTTGGTAGATATCAGAATTGTGTATCATACAACAAGTCCACCATGTAACTTTGGTAGATATCAGAATTTGTGTATCATGCAACAAGTCCACCATGTAACTTTGGTATATATCAGAATTTGTGTATCATGCAACAAGTCCACCATATAACTTTGGTAGATATCAGAATTTGTGTATCATGCAACAAGTCCACCATGTAACTTTGGTAGATATCAGAATTTGTGTATCATGCAACAAGTCCACCATGTAACTTTGGTAGATATCAGAATTTGTGTATCATACAACAAGTCCACCATGTAACTTTGGTAGATATCAGAATTTGTGTATCATGCAACAAGTCCACCATGTAACTTTGGTATATATCAGAATTTGTGTATCATGCAACAAGTCCACCATGTAACTTTGGTAGATATCAGAATTTGTGTATCATGCAACAAGTCCACCATATAACTTTGGTAGATATCAGAATTTGTGTATCATGCAACAAGTCCACCATGTAACTTTGGTAGATATCAGAATTTGTGTATCATGCAACAAGTCCACCATATAACTTTGGTAGATATCAGAATTTGTGTATCATGCAACAAGTCCACCATGTAACTTTGGTAGATATCAGAATTTGTGTATCATACAACAAGTCCACCATGTAACTTTGGTAGATATCAGAATTTGTGTATCATGCAACAAGTCCACCATGTAACTTTCGTAGATATCAGAATTTATGTGTCATACTTATTATCAGTCTAAAGTATTCATATTCAAAGATTTGAGTTGGAATGTTAAATCTTGAATTATTTGTGGATTTATAGAATTCTACATGTTGCAATAATGACACACAATGTCATCTCAGTTCATTTCTATTCACTAGTTGTATACATCCaaaagttgttttatttcatttcaaatctttCATCCCTACTTATATTTTggcatgttattttttaatagttgtacaaattttgacaaaattgactTAGTATTAGAAGTTGCTATTGAGATATTATAccccaatatttttgttcactCAGCTGAGGacaatatgagtgacctaaggggccttgtcattacaagtcactagacgagtagtgacaaggccccttaggtcatgagcattgtctggctgaatgaagaagaatattgggaataatataattatacttcctcaattataatttatgaaaaatcagaaaGAATAAAGttgatttggaatgtttttatgcatattttgagctctgcaaaaccagtgacatagatatGAGTTGTCATGAGATAGAACGACCATGgtgtataatccatattttgtgttcaaagaCCATAACTTAACTTGTGCATGATATAGTATCTATTATGTATTGTGTTAGAGTTGTTGGCAGTATAAACATAACACagttgtaattatatatatagttgtacTAAAACTTTGTGTATAATGGGGAGTTTGAAggattgtgattttttttgtactttggTAGTTTctgtatcatatttatctcATCCTTTGTAAGTTGTATACTTAATGtaccatgtacatttgtaagacCATCACACTGTCAACTTGGCTTGCCAATCAATTCCATTGCAGCTCTAAACCACCAGTTGATTCATTGGATTCATTGGAGTGAAGTTTTAGTATACACAGAAAGTTTGTAGCTATACGCTTTATTAAAAGTATTTCCTTTATTATGCTAATACCATTAGAGTTATTGTAAGTTTTGAAATCTACATGAGGTGAGATTAGCTAGCTAGCTAACTGCACTGTATGTACAGCAACACACTACTGTAGTACATTggatgaaataaacacatgtactgaaaatcttttatttaattgttttatttctcaAACAATAAACtcaatatttacatgacaatgtttataaaatagtgtaccatatTTACTACAATGGTTTCATGTAGCATTGGTATCACAAGCTAAACCTTTTACCAGAGGAATATTTATTTCTAGACATGGATACTAAATTCAGAAGAGCAATAGCTTGTCTGAGGAGCTCGGGTCTCGGTCTGGAAATTGAGGAGGGTAGGGCACGTGGTATTTTTCTTGAGGAGCGCACCTGTAAAGTTTGTTGTACAATTGAAATTATAGCCATACTGCGCATACACTGAAGTACAGTTTTACTAATACTATAATTTCCTGCCTTATCCATCTAAACCTGGTTATACTCTCTATTCAGTCTGTGTGTCACTACTTTCATCTGATGTAGTCACAGTTGTGTTATCTGTAGCCATTAGTTCATCCCTAACATCAGTCAATATATAGCCCAACAAATTCTTTCCCCTCCATGTAGCTTTTCTTTGTGCCTTGGGATTAGCAGCACCAAGACCAATGCCCCATATTCTGTCCCTAGGACTGGCTTCTACTAATGTTGTACCCACTGTAGCAAATAACTTGGCTTTCAGTTCACTGTTCtgtgaaaactgaaaataaagaaGATTTATTCAAGTTACACAATAGTTTCATGTAAAGTGCTGGAAGTTATCAAGGACCTAAAATGTTATCAGAATCGCCCTTCCTCCAGACACATATACCTGTCATTCAGTTCATCTTTATGgtgttttctactgcactttcaCTGATTTTGCTCATAAAAAACTGCATGAGCACttatgcaaatacccagagtacatGATAGGGGTGTGTAGTATTTCTAAGATTGTTTTCCTCGTCTACAGGCTATATACAAAGTCTTTTGACGATTTCCCTACCTCTTGTATAGAATGTATAtggatacatttgtagtagcaggactCAATGATATTTTCCTAGGAGACATTAACAATCTAAGTAAAAAAAACGTGTTGATCTGGAGTACATCACACCAGCACTTACATTGCTAGTTATAAAGGGGAACAAATCTTCTCATCTTGAAGAAATGTTGCTAGATGTGTGATGCCATGGGTTGTTACAAAATGCaaagaattgtcaattttatcTTTATTATAAGAACTTCTCTGTTTGGGGTAAACTGAAGTCAGTTATACTGGTAACAATGGCAACCATAACTATATTTGGTTCACTTTTAATTTGACTCACCTTGGCCATATTTGCCTTCTTCACAACATCTTTACATCTTTCATTCCATGTCTGTACTTCAAAATTTTGTACTTTACGTCCAAACGCTTTCATTgcttttggtttgtttgttttcattattttctttgcCATTTCTCGATCACCAAACATGACTGCAAGAATCAATCGATACAATTCTATTTAGTATTATTGTGCTTAGAACATTGCACAATTCATCTGTTGGTGTTATCACTTGAAACTAAAACTGGTCTGTAAAAAAACACTGGGTTAacaaaaaatttcatttcacaCAAAATCCAAACAATGTAAATTCATTGCAACATGCCATCTGATATGaaagttaatttttaaaaagactATGAGTTGTGGTTTTGACACATAATCTCTGGTTTCATCAACAACAAGATGACATTTTAACGAGTAAAGACCAGTAAAGCTGTCCGTGTAAATTTGTGTACTCTCAGATCACTATAAACGATGTAACCTTTCCAAAAAACAATATTTCCTTAGGTCAAGATCTAAGAAGGATTGTTTAAATACACTACCTGCTTTTTGGTGCATCATGTATTGTTCAGCACAGCTGTAAGTTATTCCATCAACAGTGAAATTGGCTGGAAACCACTGACTGAATGGTGACTGAATTTTCCAAAAGAAAGTATATTTCTCGGACTTTGTGTTTTGTACAGAACTTGAGGATTTGGCTTTGGCAGTCTTTGTCCGCATGCTTGTAGTACTTTTACAGTTTGAACTCCAAAACACACACGTCGAAAAACAGATACACGCTGTTACTAAACCACAAGTTCTATGCTGTAGTGTTAACGTCAGCAGTTTCATATATCGTAATACAGTAATAGTAGCGCTGTGTAGACTACTATTCAGTTATACACTACACATCACATATGCCAAATAATTTTCTGCTTCGCAAGCAAATTCAAAGCTTGACATTTCCGGGTTTCCCGTTCGACCTATGATGGCGCCCTCTACCAGGAGAAAAGGTTAACTCGAAGGACGATGATGATGACCCAGACAGTGCGTATATAATTATGATGA
The Glandiceps talaboti chromosome 6, keGlaTala1.1, whole genome shotgun sequence genome window above contains:
- the LOC144436749 gene encoding protein irg-1-like, which translates into the protein MKLLTLTLQHRTCGLVTACICFSTCVFWSSNCKSTTSMRTKTAKAKSSSSVQNTKSEKYTFFWKIQSPFSQWFPANFTVDGITYSCAEQYMMHQKAVMFGDREMAKKIMKTNKPKAMKAFGRKVQNFEVQTWNERCKDVVKKANMAKFSQNSELKAKLFATVGTTLVEASPRDRIWGIGLGAANPKAQRKATWRGKNLLGYILTDVRDELMATDNTTVTTSDESSDTQTE